One genomic region from Bubalus kerabau isolate K-KA32 ecotype Philippines breed swamp buffalo chromosome 7, PCC_UOA_SB_1v2, whole genome shotgun sequence encodes:
- the LOC129657247 gene encoding thiosulfate sulfurtransferase/rhodanese-like domain-containing protein 3, with product MVLQRLLPWSSCLTIFGSAEAALWGLKSIKSCLNFCTICEDVTYKELKNLLKSKKIMLIDVREPWEIHESGKIPGSANIPLDDVGEALQMNPKDFKEKYKEVKPSKSDSLVFSCLAGVRSKVAMVTAVSLGFNNAQHYAGGWKEWATYELSEKKQRD from the coding sequence ATGGTGCTGCAGCGCCTGCTGCCCTGGAGTTCTTGCCTGACGATCTTCGGGTCTGCGGAGGCTGCGCTCTGGGGTTTGAAGTCAATAAAAAGCTGCCTCAATTTTTGTACTATTTGTGAAGATGTCACTTATAAGGAACTTAAAAACCTCCTGAAGTCcaaaaaaattatgttaattGATGTTAGAGAGCCATGGGAAATTCATGAGTCTGGAAAAATCCCTGGGTCTGCCAATATACCATTGGATGATGTAGGTGAAGCTCTACAGATGAACCCAAAAGACTTCAAAGAGAAGTACAAAGAAGTAAAGCCATCCAAATCTGACAGTCTAGTGTTTTCTTGTTTAGCTGGAGTGAGAAGCAAGGTGGCTATGGTCACAGCAGTATCTCTGGGCTTTAACAATGCTCAACACTATGCTGGAGGATGGAAGGAATGGGCAACCTATGAACTttcagagaagaaacaaagagaTTGA